ATTTTGGATTTTGTGGTGCTTACTCATTTCTGACCTCAAGACCATCAGGGTGTTTCCATAGGTGCTGGAACTGGCAGCGTCAGTGATATTTTGGATGCTTCAAGAATGATCTGTGATAAGGTGGATTGACTTCTTTGTTTGACGTAACCATTATTATTCTTAGTAACTTATAATCGTTTCTGAAGCTGTAGAAGTTGCAATTCAGTTAACCCTAGCGAGAACTTGCCCCCCCAATTTCGCTCTATTTTCTATCAAGATAGGTTTGGGttagaaaacattttttttccgTCCCAATTTCAGAGATAATGGTCTATAGGAGGGTGAATAGACCATTtagaattttaattaagcaatttgcAAGATTATTCCTTGATAAATAAACTGTACTTTAACTGTTAAAGCCGATGATGACTCAACAATCTTGATTAAAAATGATCGTTTAAGCATTCATTGAGCAAGGGCGGATGACTCAAACAATAATGGTAAAGACTGAGTATGATCAAGTGTAAAGAATATATAAAAATAGCATTCCTTCATATTGCATTTTATTTTGTTCTGAATTATATTCAATATTGCTTTTATATCCTGATCTTATCTTTCACTCATTGGAACCAGCATAGCAGCTTGGTCTTATAATTGGATGCCTTTGACCAACTTGTGAACTTGTAATGCCGGGTATATAATTGTTTTGTCTTCTAGAAGCTTCTGTATATGGCTTGAATGTGCCAACTTGTGAGCTTGTGATGTCTATCTCACTGTTTTGTAATCTAGAAGTTTATACATATAGCTTGAACGTGCCACCGGTTAAATTTTGGTTAAGAAAGAGAGCGTCTATATTTGCCGTAATATCTGCTCCAAGAATGAATTTCCACAAATCACGTTACCTGATAATTTGAAATCAGTCCTTAAAAATTTGTAGAAACTTTGCCATCTTAACCCAATCAACATACTTTTCTCTAGTCTGAACTTCATTCTTGCGAACTGGTTTTGACATACACCAAAAAGTGCTGGCTCGCAAACACACGTCCTTACTTTTTCTTTCGCTTGCAGCACCTACGGCGACTCAGTCCATTTTTTATCCCGAGGATACTAATCAATATGGCTGCTGGTCATGTGAGCATAAAATATGGATTCCAGGTATTCAGTTAACATAATTCTATCATCTTGAAAACATAGGAAGGCATAAGAGGACATTTCTTTGTTGATTGTGTGGAGAATCATGGGAAATAAAGATGATGATAACATTTATGGTTCTGGATTTATCTTGCTACTTATTTATAGTTAAATGGTCGAGATTGAATCGTAATCCCTTAACATTGATTTTTGAAttgctttaattttttttaatcaagaaACATGTTGAAGCCGGTCATTAAGTTGATGGCAAAACTTGCAAATAATAGCGAACAAACTTATAATAGTAGTATGTCCACAATTTTTATAAAAGGTTGACAAATGACAGCGTATAAGAGGGAAAAAAGTgtctatatatattatatggtctTTGACAtccatttataattatttaatgatttgaagaaaaaCTTCCTGTGAAATATAAACACAATTGCATGTTTTAGTCTTGATTTTGAATCTAGGGACCAAACCATGCTGCAGTGACAGCTTGTGCTACTGGGGCACATTCTATTGGAGATGCTGCAAGGATGATTCAATTTGGAGATGTTGATGTCATGGTTGCTGGGGGAACAGAATCTAGCATCGATGCTTTGTCGATAGCAGGATTCTGCAGGTAATTATCAGTCAACTGATTGAGCCATCTATTGTCAAGTACCTTGAATCCTTTGACTGCTTGAAAATGCCTCAGGCGCCCCTCCCTGAACAGAAATATAATTTTGCTTGAAAATACCTTAGGTTGTTAACGAAGTGATGGTCATTTCATTGCTCAGATGAGTGGAAAGCACAAAACACAGCATctaaaatcccaaaacaaaacaCACGATCTGTATAACCCATTGGCCGTGACCAACCAATagaactcaaaaatttaacaaagACAATAATGTTAGCTGATAAGTTAATTTTGATGCAAATGGTGTCTTTTGTTAGAACCTTGAAAAGCATGTACAAAGCGAATGATAGACCTATTCGTCTACAAAAATTTACTGAAGATCTAAAAAATGATATACTGAGGGTTTTAGAAGTAAATAATTAATCCTGATACTTTTCTATTAGATCAAGCACATCCAGTGCAAAAAAATTACAGTTAATGTATATCAAATTACTCCATGGATCAGCTTTCTAAATAACAATTCAGAACAAAGCAATTGCTTTAGTCTAGTCCTCTTGACATACAAACATCATGTTCACTACAAGCTAATGGCATGGGATTCTGTATTATGTCCATTCATGACAAACATTCAAGTGTTGTTATACTCCACAACGAAATATTTCTGAAGCTCCGGTTTGTCAAATCTCCAAATAcgtatttttcaaaattcaCAACAAAAAGCCAAGAGATCAAAATTTCCCAGAAAGAAATTTCAAGGTCATTACATTTACTCTCTTGGCTATATGAGCACGATCATCTCTATACGTCAATTGACAAAGAAGGATGCAGAGTAATAGTGACTTTAATTTGTCTTATGAGACCAGTAATTGATTCAAAGCTACTTTTTTCGAGATAAAGTGGTGGATGTCTCTACTAAAATTTACAATATCTAACACAATGCaatataagaaaaatattttatggtgcaATTAAATACAAAGAGTGATTATTTTGTCGGAAATGATACTATACACAGATCAAGGGCATTATCGACCAAGTACAATACTTCTCCTGAAGAAGCCTCGAGGCCTTTTGATTGTGCTCGTGATGGATTTGTGTAAGTGATAGTGTTGTTAGTATCTTGGAGTTGAATGGCATTCAAATCTAATTTGCTTAAACTTCCATGCATCACTCTGATGAACTGCTGAAATACAGTATAGGAGAAGGTTCTGGTATCCTGGTTTTGGAGGTGAGTCCTGTTACAATTATGTCAATAAAGTCTATTCTCCTTAAAATTAGACGGAAGCTATTGTACACTCGATGTAAAAAGAATGTCTCTACGATCCCTCTCCATTTTCTTCCGAAGTTGTCAACTGAGGAGGTTTAGGAGCAGAGTTACTTTAAATTATAATCTCCTGTTTCATTTTATTATGTCATTAGTGTTTATAAACTGATTGAccaaatgtcaaaacagtgcaAGGAAACATAGGATAGATATGTTCATTGGGTTAGTAAAAGCCTAAAATATATGTGATACTCTTCGTGTCGTTTACTCTTCTGGTTCAAATAAATTAATGTGTTCCTGCTTGTTTAATAAAAAGGACCTGGAGCATGCGAAGAAGCGAGGAGCTAAAGTATATGCTGAAGTACGTGGTTATGGGATGTCAGGTTATACACATTCAGTTATCACATCTTTTTATGTCTTTGATACGTTTCAATCTTTTGttcgaaaataatatcattATTAATCCAGGTGATGCATATCACATTACACAACCTCATGGGGAAGGCAGAGGTGCTTTTTTGGCCATGTCCCGTGCTTTGAAGCAGGTAACCTGTTATCTGTTTTCATGTTGTAATTACCCTTGAGCTAACTGGCATTTTTTTAAACATTGTGGGTAGTTCCTGCATGTAAATCATATCTACCGTAGTTTCTCAAATGGCAGTTGGCCTACAGCCTCAACTTAGTGGGAGGCCGATGGGACCAAATGTTGAAATAAATACTTTGATTGTTTCTCATCATCAAGGGGTTTATTTTTAGTTGGAACATTCATTTCTGGAACCAGCATATTTAGGGTTTCATAAGGAAGCGTGGTTTATAACTTCATCATGTGGCATTTCATCTCCCCGTAATTCAGAGTCTTCGAGAGTATTAAGGAAGGCATGTATATGATGTTAGATACACGTCCCAAGATTACTTGAGGAGAGCGAATATTAATTTACGGAAAaatgcaaaaataaaaaataaataaaaaaagctGAAATGGTCCGTTCTTTGATCAAGCGAAACCCTTGAGACTGCTAAGGTGTAAACTAGTGTTTTGTACTGTATCTCATGGTATTGGCGATCCTTCTGCCTTGTAGAACAATAATAGTACCTGCCATTACCATGATTTATGAACATATCTTGGTTCTAACATATGAAGTCAATCAAAAGGTTAACATCTGTGGTCAAGTTTTCTGCTCTCGTCCTTGTCCTACCCCCTGTGAATGCATTCTATCTACAAGATTAGGTTTGGGTTCGTGATTGTTCCTGAAAACTTGACTCACTTCcgtatttgatttattgatagATATCAAATTACAATTTAAAAATCTTCATGTTTCCTCGGTATTAATCTTATGAACTATTGGCTAATATGGATCAATATGCCTATGCATTGTGCTCCACCCTTGACTGAGTGACTCGATCTTTTCACTTCACAAGTCAATTGAACTCTTGTGGCCTTATGCCGTTCTAAGGAAAGACCTGGAAATTATGCTTTCATGTTCAATAAAATTGAGACAATTTATGATTGCAGTCTGTACAAGCTAAGTAGAAGTTACAAAAGATCCATCAAGTGCCCTTACAGTTCTATTCCTTCCCCTGGAAGAaaggcacacacacacacacacacacacaagagAGAGTGTTTTTAGGAAAAAGAAGATATTTTACATCAGAATCACAGAAGCACTATTATTTTTCTAAGATGTCTGCTTTATATGACTGACAGTCTGGCTTGACCCCTAACCAAGTGGACTACATCAATGCACATGCTACATCCACTCCTCTGGGTAATTTTATGTATTTATAAGGGTGACATTGTAGACCTTCAGAATTTTCAAATACTCGTATGTTTTTATCTGATGGAAATTGGGCCAACATTCTGAAGCTTCTCATTCAGGTGACGCAGTGGAAGCCAAAGCCATCCTGTCCTTGTTTTGCAATCATGCGGCATCAGGTGCCTTGGCTTTGTCCTCCACCAAGGTAATCTCAGCATTTATCCTAAATTTCTTGATGTTTACTTTTGGTTTGATTCATGATTAATCACATGAGATACATAACCTTTTAAAACAGGAGGGTAATCTTAGTGTTTATATCGAGAACATTTCCCATAAAAATTTGAATATGAACATATTTACACATTCTTAGGACTGAATGTCATAAATCGCTTTGCTAATTTCTGATTTTATTTGAACGAATGGGGCATGCTTCCAAATCAAGTTCTTTACgtatttccaaaaaaaaaaaaaaaacaagttcaTTGTTCCTGATGTCCATATCATTTCAAGGTTCCAAATTGATGTGTTTCTTGAATTCTACTAATATATTTGGTATTAATGACATAAAACATTAGGGTGCTACTGGACATCTCCTAGGAGCAGCTGGAGCTGTGGAAGCATTATTCTCAGTATTATCCATACACCATGTAAGGCATgccatttttcttgttttttctaGTTGTAAATATTCCATGGCTCTCAAAAACGTTGGAGCAATGTTGTAAATTTGGTGTCTCCGTTTCATGTGCTTTTTACCAATTTTATCAAAAGAAACTTATCATACCAGTGCGGCAGTGCCCGTACTTGAACCTTTCTACTACGCTTCCACACAGtactttttttaattattatttacatGTATTATATGATGttaatttttatgatattttatatgCTTACATGCACTTCATACCACAAACGGAAGTAAACATTCACGTTTCTGTTATGAAACTTAtactataatataatttttcgaATTTTCTCATTTCACCCAGCTTCTGTGCCCATTTTATTGCGCAGGGTATCGCTCCCTTGACACTTAATCTCACCAAACCTGATCCCATGTTTATTGGTGATTTTATGCCTTTGACTGCTTCGAAGAAGATGAACATAAAAGCTGCTCTGTCAAACTCCTTTGGCTTTGGTGGAACAAATTCCTCCCTTTTATTTGCTTCACTAGAATAGCTTGCCACACGGATGATTTGTTATTGCTTTGTTTCATGTGCGACACTCACGCACTTCAACTGAGCTTTTAAATTCTTTGTTTCATGTGCGACACTTACGCATTCCAACTAAGCTTTTAAATTCTTTGACGTGGCGATAATTTAGTAGATAAAACTTATGAGTGTAGTAGAAGATTTAGGCAGCAAATCTTGTCATGCTAGAGTTTTGTAGCTACGGGGATGATCCATGCATGGATATAGCAGCTATTAAATAGATAA
This is a stretch of genomic DNA from Primulina eburnea isolate SZY01 chromosome 11, ASM2296580v1, whole genome shotgun sequence. It encodes these proteins:
- the LOC140804187 gene encoding 3-oxoacyl-[acyl-carrier-protein] synthase, mitochondrial isoform X1, with protein sequence MALSRQNCNKLVGSVTQFRRLFSPSPFDPPPLLPLRRVVVTGLGMVTPLGCGVETSWKRLIEGDCGIKAITIEDIKMNGFDRETQLHTFDQLASKIAAIVPCGTNSDEFNEELWLNSKDHRSIARFIGYALCAADEALRDANWMPSEQDEKERTGVSIGAGTGSVSDILDASRMICDKHLRRLSPFFIPRILINMAAGHVSIKYGFQGPNHAAVTACATGAHSIGDAARMIQFGDVDVMVAGGTESSIDALSIAGFCRSRALSTKYNTSPEEASRPFDCARDGFVIGEGSGILVLEDLEHAKKRGAKVYAEVRGYGMSGDAYHITQPHGEGRGAFLAMSRALKQSGLTPNQVDYINAHATSTPLGDAVEAKAILSLFCNHAASGALALSSTKGATGHLLGAAGAVEALFSVLSIHHGIAPLTLNLTKPDPMFIGDFMPLTASKKMNIKAALSNSFGFGGTNSSLLFASLE
- the LOC140804187 gene encoding 3-oxoacyl-[acyl-carrier-protein] synthase, mitochondrial isoform X2, which translates into the protein MILGLGMVTPLGCGVETSWKRLIEGDCGIKAITIEDIKMNGFDRETQLHTFDQLASKIAAIVPCGTNSDEFNEELWLNSKDHRSIARFIGYALCAADEALRDANWMPSEQDEKERTGVSIGAGTGSVSDILDASRMICDKHLRRLSPFFIPRILINMAAGHVSIKYGFQGPNHAAVTACATGAHSIGDAARMIQFGDVDVMVAGGTESSIDALSIAGFCRSRALSTKYNTSPEEASRPFDCARDGFVIGEGSGILVLEDLEHAKKRGAKVYAEVRGYGMSGDAYHITQPHGEGRGAFLAMSRALKQSGLTPNQVDYINAHATSTPLGDAVEAKAILSLFCNHAASGALALSSTKGATGHLLGAAGAVEALFSVLSIHHGIAPLTLNLTKPDPMFIGDFMPLTASKKMNIKAALSNSFGFGGTNSSLLFASLE